The following coding sequences lie in one Trichoderma breve strain T069 chromosome 1, whole genome shotgun sequence genomic window:
- a CDS encoding fungal specific transcription factor domain-containing protein — protein sequence MSTADPAEQPHALQPPAKPKKPLSCISCKVRKLKCDHQRPACSRCVRIEGECIYPEARRKPTLQRSNVKELEARLAQVEGYLKQAGQSSLDTGKSNLHVNPDSEDVSKDQHSDAETVGDDGDTDIDEQTTPADDFLAQNDPFGRGETADRTTQESQLPYETPGIDDQTSSTFSNRQLVDLGMSESIPPFEVIEELHNSFFSTQYHYMPAIHSGRYYNDFYGAPLRKPPMCLQYAIWAMGALWHPKYDRVADIFYQRARQYAQADEMKDEGEHFITIRHAQAWALITCYEARAMLYTRASMSSARCCRLVQMMGLDKLDILNDNGPTTLVPSIDWTELEERRRVFWVAFSIDAQGSIATGWPSLIHTEDIMTRLPASEEAFASGQEEQTPYLDEALTGAPYGGFSASLILNHILTAIMSHVHLIKPSDHPEDIMNGTFWKRHRRLDNQLSCLFMFMPDRFRLPDNLRDPLATYINLNFHASVICLHHIALETIEKNQLDDSLRKDSLCLLKNAAEEIVSIVKMTSHRSSLFSNPLCAFSLYCATTVYVYLAKQDPLSEINPADMSSLELIINAMEAMGRIHMITCAFLQQACLDIDNNGLSGSIKLPILYQYRNLFGGPASNIPLLARSPISRHTQMSSPLPGRLPLDKPLGQRRPMHLRMTKSVPLLTGVTASMSRMGITDSFRPSLGAISRNLTPQSTDNAHKRKRQNSNSQPSSSRIGGLVGTSATNRRTEDGDSTGSNAMYLSMTTMGQQQETMVRPQDPMMDGDFMVPGQTDSPSFSYISLGQPAGSLLDSGGSHSFPGAEQSTFSDHNEADFQRFQNDTPSGSWQPMDNEALTFSETMSFPTDADISGNPLDFFNHDFT from the exons ATGTCAACAGCTGACCCGGCAGAGCAACCTCATGCTCTGCAGCCGCCTgcgaagcccaagaagcctcTCTCATGCATCTCATGCAAGGTCCGAAAACTGAAATGTGACCACCAGAGACCGGCTTGCTCTCGATGCGTGCGAATCGAGGGCGAGTGCATCTACCCAGAGGCTAGACGCAAGCCGACTCTCCAGCGAAGTAACGTCAAGGAACTAGAGGCTAGGCTAG CCCAAGTAGAAGGATATCTCAAGCAGGCTGGCCAAAGCAGCCTCGACACTGGCAAAAGCAATCTTCATGTTAACCCAGACAGCGAAGATGTCAGCAAAGATCAACACAGTGACGCTGAAacagttggagatgatggtgataCCGACATTGATGAGCAGACTACTCCTGCTGATGACTTCTTGGCCCAGAATGACCCATTTGGTCGGGGCGAGACCGCTGACAGAACGACGCAAGAATCACAGCTGCCATATGAAACGCCGGGCATTGACGACCAAACTAGCAGTACTTTTAGTAATCGCCAACTGGTAGATCTGGGCATGTCAGAGTCTATACCGCCGTTTGAAGTAATAGAAGAGCT GCAcaactctttcttttccacaCAATATCACTACATGCCGGCAATACACTCTGGTAGATATTACAACGACTTTTATGGTGCTCCTCTAAGAAAACCGCCAATGTGCCTGCAATATGCCATTTGGGCAATGGGCGCTTTATGGCATCCCAAATACGACCGCGTCGCCGACATTTTCTATCAAAGAGCTAGGCAATACGCCCAAGCTGATGAAATGAAG GATGAAGGAGAGCATTTCATCACGATACGGCATGCTCAGGCTTGGGCACTCATCACTTGCTATGAAGCTAGAGCCATGCTTTACACTAGGGCGTCCATGAGCTCTGCCCGATGCTGCCGCCTAGTACAAATGATGGGTCTTGACAAGCTCGATATCTTAAATGATAATGGTCCAACAACCTTGGTCCCTTCAATCGACTGGACCGAGTTAGAAGAACGGAGAAGGGTCTTCTGGGTGGCTTTCTCAATCGATGCTCAGGGAAGTATAGCAACTGGCTGGCCTAGCCTCATTCATACTGAAGAC ATTATGACGCGACTCCCAGCTAGCGAAGAAGCCTTTGCGTCTGGCCAGGAAGAACAAACGCCCTATTTGGACGAAGCTCTGACAGGCGCGCCTTATGGCGGCTTCAGTGCTTCGCTCATCCTTAACCACATATTGACGGCCATCATGTCCCATGTCCACCTAATAAAACCATCTGATCACCCTGAAGATATTATGAACGGCACATTTTGGAAAAGGCATCGTCGCCTGGATAATCAGTTGTCCTGCCTATTTATGTTCATGCCAGACAGGTTCCGCCTTCCTGATAACCTACGAGACCCTTTGGCTACCTATATCAACTTGAACTTTCACGCATCTGTTATATGCTTGCATCACATTGCTCTCGAGACTATCGAGAAGAATCAACTCGATGATTCTTTGAGGAAAGACAGCCTGTGTCTTTTAAAGaatgctgctgaggagaTTGTCAGCATTGTTAAGATGACGTCTCACCGTTCATCGTTGTTT AGCAACCCGCTGTGTGCATTCTCGCTGTACTGTGCTACTACAGTATACGTGTATTTGGCCAAACAAGACCCATTATCTGAGATAAATCCCGCCGACATGTCCAGCCTAGAGCTGATCATTAATGCCATGGAAGCCATGGGACGCATTCACATGATTACATGTGCATTCTTACAGCAAGCATGCCTCGACATTGATAACAATGGTCTCTCTGGAAGCATCAAGCTCCCAATTCTCTACCAATATCGCAATCTCTTCGGAGGCCCGGCCTCAAACATTCCGCTACTAGCACGAAGCCCAATCTCAAGGCATACGCAAATGAGCTCCCCGTTGCCTGGGCGGCTTCCACTAGACAAACCCTTGGGCCAGAGACGGCCAATGCATTTGAGAATGACGAAATCCGTTCCACTATTGACTGGTGTAACAGCAAGCATGAGCCGCATGGGCATTACAGACAGCTTCCGGCCTTCTCTTGGGGCCATATCCAGGAATCTAACGCCTCAATCCACCGACAACGCACACAAAAGAAAGCGGCAAAATTCGAACTCTCAGCCATCTTCAAGTCGAATCGGTGGTTTAGTTGGAACGTCCGCGACCAATAGACGCACTGAAGACGGAGACTCAACTGGAAGCAATGCGATGTATCTCTCTATGACAACAATGGGACAACAGCAAGAAACAATGGTGAGACCTCAGGACCCCATGATGGATGGGGATTTTATGGTCCCTGGTCAGACAGATTCGCCCTCCTTTTCCTATATATCTCTTGGTCAGCCAGCGGGCAGTCTGTTGGACTCCGGTGGCAGTCATTCATTCCCCGGGGCAGAACAGAGCACTTTTTCCGATCATAATGAAGCCGACTTTCAGCGCTTTCAAAACGATACCCCCTCAGGATCATGGCAGCCTATGGATAATGAAGCGTTGACTTTTTCTGAAACGATGAGCTTTCCTACAGATGCAGATATAAGCGGCAATCCGTTAGACTTTTTTAACCATGACTTTACTTGA
- a CDS encoding fungal specific transcription factor domain-containing protein, translating into MSDKSSQSSQKAVRACAACQKYKRRCDKTLPSCSLCTRLRRPCDYSNRQSENELKTRIQELESLVANHVSRLSPQPQSTSTASSRDTTSFSISQSPCAFYPAALRFQKLFLDTDIQTRPDAPSPPSSDMIPAAVWAYLGDQAQSAAIMSQYFHTIHKWIPIISQVRLTSLADLELGNRPRADFALLLLAMKLIQNVPGSSSNAVKDLLYICAKEFAASLEIAGVYTLLKLQANLLISVYEMGHGIFPAAYVSVGCCVTQAMVLGIHNREAPQILEQPRTWIDWEERQRVWWLVVILERYITSVGDNRPLLSADPKTTSHLPVNDDSWDSGQAMYPERLILSSSKHLSASPFARLAQASHLQGEVIKHCNDDTRSLALVQNDVEVLSQVLWSFLEVIGKDRSSMMHFYSSVGVCLSALMKLCDHHSCDSFAIYNDRALDVTEMALAREIALRCQSIMKDCIFKAISFIEVLGEMVQDQESIENLASLSPWFLDSIYQCLANIVYLMATTPAVEASGYPSQVSLCMDLLRKANQRWNVAGAYLEAIDLIEHELKVSHY; encoded by the exons ATGAGTGACAAGTCTTCACAATCCAGCCAAAAGGCTGTGCGTGCCTGCGCAGCCTGCCAAAAATACAAGCGGCGCTGCGACAAGACCTTGCCCAGCTGCTCTCTCTGTACCAG GTTACGCAGGCCATGTGATTATTCCAATCGGCAGTCGGAGAATGAGCTGAAAACCCGAATCCAAGAGCTCGAGTCTCTTGTCGCCAACCATGTTAGCAGGCtgtctcctcagcctcaatcCACTTCGACGGCTTCCAGCCGGGACACAAccagcttctcaatatcGCAATCTCCTTGTGCATTTTATCCAGCAGCCCTCCGCTTCCAAAAGCTGTTCTTGGATACAGATATCCAGACTCGCCCGGATGCTCCGTCGCCGCCTTCGAGTGACATGATCCCCGCTGCCGTTTGGGCCTACTTAGGGGATCAGGCTCAGAGCGCGGCCATCATGTCACAGTATTTCCATACAATACACAAGTGGATTCCCATCATCAGCCAAGTGCGTTTAACCTCGCTGGCTGATTTGGAACTAGGTAACCGCCCCAGAGCGGATTTTGCTTTGTTGCTCCTTGCCATGAAGCTCATCCAGAATGTGCCCGGAAGCTCGTCCAACGCAGTGAAAGATTTGCTGTACATCTGCGCAAAGGAAtttgcagcttctctggAAATAGCAGGTGTTTATACGCTGCTAAAGCTTCAGGCTAATCTACTCATCTCAGTGTATGAGATGGGACACGGAATATTTCCCGCTGCCTATGTTTCAGTGGGCTGTTGTGTAACACAAGCCATGGTCCTCGGCATCCATAATCGGGAAGCGCCTCAAATCTTGGAGCAGCCGCGCACTTGGATAGACTGGGAAGAGAGACAACGGGTCTGGTGGTTGGTTGTGATCCTTGAACG GTACATCACTTCTGTTGGAGACAACCGGCCTCTCCTATCCGCCGATCCTAAGACAACATCTCATCTGCCTGTCAATGATGACTCTTGGGATTCTGGA CAAGCCATGTATCCTGAGCGTCTCATTTTATCCTCATCCAAACATTTGTCAGCAAGCCCATTTGCTCGTCTTGCTCAGGCCTCTCATCTCCAGGGAGAGGTTATCAAGCACTGCAATGATGATACTCGAAGCCTAGCGCTCGTCCAGAATGACGTCGAGGTGCTCAGCCAGGTTTTGTGGTCCTTCCTAGAGGTCATCGGCAAAGACAGGTCCAGTATGATGCACTTTTACAGCTCCGTGGGAGTTTGTCTAAG CGCGCTGATGAAGCTATGCGATCACCACTCCTGCGACTCATTCGCCATTTACAACGACAGGGCCCTCGACGTGACCGAAATGGCCCTTGCTCGCGAAATAGCTCTCCGATGCCAAAGCATAATGAAGGATTGCATTTTCAAGGCCATTTCATTCATTGAAGTCCTCGGGGAAATGGTGCAAGATCAAGAGTCTATCGAGAATCTCGCTAGCTTGTCGCCCTGGTTTTTGGATAGCATCTACCAGTGCCTGGCGAATATCGTTTATCTCATGGCTACGACTCCAGCTGTAGAAGCCTCAGGATACCCGTCGCAGGTGTCTCTATGCATGGACTTGTTACGAAAGGCAAACCAGAGATGGAACGTCGCAG GAGCTTACCTTGAGGCTATTGACTTGATAGAGCATGAACTGAAAGTCAGTCATTATTAG
- a CDS encoding kp4 domain-containing protein — translation MQFTQGVIIAALAAGAMAQGINCNGSSQCGNTGGRTTDILNSVQGIDTGRTYQNGEHIACWESSLGTGICAFLQGTGGITGDLIKELVQDIVNHGCTVCGSVPVFFNSGDNNINDHGELTINYVGSTGGCNGLC, via the coding sequence ATGCAATTCACTCAGGGAGTCATCATCGCagctttggctgctggagccaTGGCACAGGGCATCAACTGTAATGGAAGCTCGCAATGTGGCAACACCGGAGGCCGCACTACGGACATCCTTAATTCCGTCCAAGGCATCGACACTGGACGCACGTACCAAAACGGTGAGCACATTGCTTGCTGGGAATCTTCCCTTGGAACTGGTATCTGCGCTTTCCTCCAGGGCACCGGTGGCATCACCGGAGACCTGATCAAGGAGCTTGTGCAAGACATTGTCAATCACGGTTGCACTGTTTGCGGAAGTGTCCCCGTGTTTTTCAACAGCGGCGATAACAACATTAACGACCATGGCGAGCTTACCATCAACTACGTTGGTTCGACTGGCGGCTGCAATGGGCTTTGCTAA
- a CDS encoding catalase domain-containing protein, with protein sequence MPLPEDPTVADVGKKLAETLRSLSGPRPGIRPGHAKGILLKGVFIPSPQAKALSKAQHFNESSTPVIARFSSSTGNPNIPDSDPRSNPRGLAIRFLLAETPRRLHTDIIAHSIDGTPGSNGEEALEFFTALKNGTITEYIKDHPKAAHFIQLPRPFPASFAHQRHFAVNTFKFVAASEKETFVRYRIEPVLGVQELSAEEAAAKGPSYLYDGIVELLGKGPVQFKLTVQIAEEGDVTCDPLVKWPETRKVMELGTISLVDVLNDNTAQQKYIIFDPIPRVDGVEISDDQLLQYRAAAYLISGLEHRNA encoded by the exons ATGCCTCTCCCAGAAGACCCAACAGTTGCAGATGTTGGCAAAAAGCTTGCTGAGACGCTACGGTCGCTTTCTGGACCTCGTCCAGGCATTCGCCCGG GCCATGCAAAAGGAATTCTCCTCAAAGGTGTTTTTATACCCTCGCCGCAAGCAAAGGCGCTCTCAAAGGCGCAACACTTTAATGAGTCTTCAACTCCTGTGATTGCCCGTTTTTCTTCGTCGACAGGAAATCCCAATATCCCAGACTCGGACCCACGCAGTAATCCTCGTGGTCTCGCCATTCGCTTTCTACTAGCCGAGACGCCACGCCGTCTACATACTGATATTATTG CTCATAGTATAGATGGTACCCCTGGCAGTAATGGCGAGGAGGCGCTTGAATTCTTCACTGCCTTGAAAAATGGCACCATCACCGAGTATATCAAGGACCATCCCAAAGCGGCCCATTTTATACAGCTACCAAGACCATTTCCAGCAAGTTTTGCACACCAGAGGCATTTTGCAGTCAATACTTTCAAGTTCGTTGCCGCCTCTGAGAAGGAAACATTTGTTCGATACCGAATTGAGCCTGTGTTAGGCGTGCAAGAACTGAGTGCCGAGGAGGCAGCTGCCAAAGGACCCAGCTACCTCTACGATGGGATCGTAGAATTGCTTGGCAAAGGGCCAGTTCAGTTTAAGCTGACAGTCCAAATAGCGGAGGAAGGAGACGTAACATGTGATCCCTTGGTCAAATGGCCAGAGACAAGGAAGGTGATGGAGCTGGGAACCATCAGTCTGGTAGACGTATTGAATGACAATACGGCACAGCAGAAGTATATCATTTTCGATCCTATCCCGAGAGTAGATGGTGTTGAAATATCTGATGACCAACTTCTCCAGTACAGAGCGGCAGCATATCTAATTAGCGGGCTAGAACACAGAAATGCATAG
- a CDS encoding FAD binding domain-containing protein, which produces MDAQFLSGKKIIIAGAGISGLSFTLAIRQLWPAGLEPPHIVIYERDSDAVPPGREGYSLSLAGFDETGGLYAARDLGILDEVLSHATQGLGNQFVFKVWNNSWNELLSMKFKPAAGLPTAGIRIARKNLRKVLTNAVGTGQIKWNTACVDAEKLPNGKMLVMLSGDHIPANKSTTECDLLIVADGAASKIRSKLRPNDTLQYAGVMQKGGLAVFPNGIPQPVDKNWGMLLSAGKGMACFLSPYDETSVAWGMSYRAPTIEEPLKLSGLEDAQKVIDECKELGKEFPEPFQSILDVTDPRDVSRLAARDKQPFSHDLSLGPVILIGDSNHAVSPFSGYGASLALKDGWDLSMQLCKAKSLAEAVKAYDAISVPRANKVLKESHQRIDMGHATGLNYLVNRSLLGIGGFVLAVKEAISFL; this is translated from the coding sequence ATGGACGCACAATTTCTATCAGGCAAAAAGATCATTATTGCAGGCGCAGGCATTTCAGGCCTGTCTTTCACTCTCGCAATTCGACAACTCTGGCCTGCCGGTCTGGAGCCTCCACACATTGTTATTTATGAGCGTGATTCCGATGCTGTACCTCCCGGGCGAGAAGGATACAGTTTGTCTCTAGCTGGCTTCGACGAGACCGGTGGCCTCTATGCAGCTCGCGATCTCGGAATATTGGATGAGGTCCTCAGCCATGCCACTCAAGGACTCGGGAATCAATTCGTCTTCAAAGTGTGGAACAACTCATGGAATGAGCTGTTAAGCATGAAATTTAAGCCAGCAGCTGGCCTTCCTACCGCAGGAATCCGGATTGCAAGGAAGAATCTCCGAAAGGTCCTAACCAATGCTGTTGGAACCGGTCAAATTAAATGGAATACTGCATGTGTGGATGCAGAGAAACTTCCAAATGGGAAGATGCTGGTTATGCTCTCAGGAGACCATATACCGGCAAACAAGTCAACCACTGAGTGCGACCTCCTCATCGTTGCCGATGGAGCTGCCAGCAAAATTAGATCAAAACTCCGACCCAATGACACGCTGCAGTACGCTGGAGTTATGCAGAAAGGTGGACTAGCAGTTTTCCCAAATGGCATACCACAGCCTGTTGATAAGAACTGGGGAATGTTATTGTCAGCGGGCAAGGGAATGGCCTGCTTCTTGTCACCATACGATGAGACAAGCGTGGCATGGGGCATGAGTTATCGTGCACCAACCATTGAGGAGCCTTTGAAGCTAAGCGGCCTCGAAGATGCGCAAAAAGTTATAGATGAATGCAAAGAGCTTGGAAAAGAATTTCCCGAGCCATTCCAGAGCATCCTCGACGTTACAGATCCGAGAGACGTGTCTCGACTAGCTGCTAGAGATAAGCAACCTTTCAGTCATGACCTTTCTCTGGGACCAGTCATCTTGATCGGAGACAGCAATCACGCAGTCAGCCCATTTTCTGGATATGGAGCTAGTCTTGCACTCAAAGATGGCTGGGATCTCTCAATGCAACTGTGCAAAGCCAAGTCTCTGGCAGAAGCGGTCAAGGCCTATGATGCTATTAGTGTGCCACGGGCCAACAAGGTGCTGAAAGAATCACATCAAAGGATAGATATGGGTCACGCGACTGGTCTGAATTATCTGGTCAACAGGAGTCTTCTGGGTATTGGAGGGTTTGTTTTGGCAGTCAAGGAGGCCATAAGCTTCTTATGA
- a CDS encoding pyridine nucleotide-disulfide oxidoreductase domain-containing protein, whose amino-acid sequence MKFTSTAAFLSALASLSGAVPTDNVSGLAARPDYDVIIVGGGPAGLSAASGLARVRRNVLLIDSGEYRNAQTRHIHDVIGFDGVTPAYFRWVARKEISRYGTANLVNGTVTKIQPEANNSYFTVSADYPGDNKVTFTTRKVVLATGLRDLLPSTPGLIENWGKGIYWCPWCDGHEHADQQLGILGPFEKATDAIREIISLNRDIILFVNGTDTPEQRAATEKDFPKWERYLKLHDIKIDNRTLTSIKRLANGTTGDEDPSLPSHPEHDLFQLNFEIGAPVLRAALLTNFDTAQKSNLGEETGVALYGGRLAADQSRGMVTNIPGIFAIGDANSDNVTNVPHAMYNGKRAAVYIQVEIETENAEVEAEDAEMEIENAEVQLEVVLAKRDLQDHMRVLWERMNVPGDILYAGAFDQ is encoded by the exons ATGAAATTTACAAGTACTGCTGCCTTTCTGTCGGCTCTAGCCAGCCTTTCCGGCGCCGTTCCAACGGATAACGTCTCAGGGCTAGCCGCTCGGCCTGATTATGATGTGATAATAGTCGGAGGGGGCCCTGCAGGGCTCAGCGCAGCCAGTGGCCTGGCCCGTGTTCGCCGAAATGTTTTGTTGATCGATTCGGGAGAATACCGAAATGCTCAGACTCGGCATATACATGATGTGATTGGGTTTGACG GGGTCACGCCAGCATACTTTCGTTGGGTGGCACGCAAAGAGATCTCGAGATATGGCACCGCCAACTTGGTAAACGGCACCGTCACCAAGATCCAGCCAGAGGCGAATAATTCGTATTTTACAGTCTCTGCCGATTATCCCGGCGACAATAAAGTCACATTCACCACACGAAAGGTCGTTCTCGCAACGGGATTACGTGATTTACTTCCGTCCACACCGGGACTCATCGAGAACTGGGGCAAGGGCATCTATTGGTGTCCCTGGTGCGACGGGCATGAACATGCGGACCAGCAATTGGGCATATTAGGGCCTTTTGAGAAAGCTACAGATGCAATTCGCGAAATCATTTCCCTTAACCGAGATATTATACTATTTGTCAACGGCACGGACACACCTGAGCAACGGGCTGCGACTGAGAAAGACTTTCCCAAGTGGGAGCGTTACTTGAAGCTGCACGATATAAAGATTGATAACCGAACTCTTACATCTATTAAGAGGCTTGCCAATGGAACGACGGGAGACGAGGACCCTAGTCTACCATCCCATCCCGAACATGATCTCTTCCAGCTTAATTTCGAGATTGGCGCACCGGTGCTTCGGGCCGCTCTTTTGACCAACTTCGATACAGCGCAAAAGTCCAACTTGGGTGAAGAGACTGGTGTGGCCCTATATGGTGGAAGACTTGCCGCAGATCAATCTCGTGGCATGGTTACAAATATTCCTGGTATATTCGCCATTGGAGACGCAAATTCAGACAATGTCACGAACGTTCCCCATGCCATGTATAACGGCAAGAGGGCCGCAGTTTACATTCAGG TTGAAATAGAAACCGAGAATGCAGAAGTAGAAGCTGAGGATGCGGAAATGGAAATCGAGAATGCAGAAGTACAGCTCGAAGTGGTGCTCGCAAAGCGAGATCTTCAGGATCATATGAGAGTTTTATGGGAGCGAATGAATGTGCCGGGTGACATACTCTACGCGGGAGCGTTTGATCAATGA
- a CDS encoding glycosyl hydrolase family 12 domain-containing protein produces the protein MTIRILVNAALLAIPIAVTLGILFGLQSHRAATGQPPLFAPEPPPIPSPKPPAPPKNGVTKTRYCQKSFGITPDTEGQQYTLNPNQWNWNPGDPGALCVNVTTFNNGTYATKTTAPQFMISWQYPPGPEDDPVHAFPNIQVDNDVFPAAISSISKVDVDLQWSYGIGNETTVAASLADLTADNLNTNVAIDMFIDSDKTAAQNPSKAKYELMVWFAAIGPATQPIGFATGPVSTQTLDGNDFNLYAGTNQQKQNVLTWYTNTPVEKFNGDISPLINSLFKLTSTTTELPKSGDYLGYLALGSEAFSVDKTVTLYVPKLSIDIETAASSST, from the exons ATGACAATCCGCATCCTCGTCAACGCGGCGCTGCTGGCCATCCCAATCGCCGTCACTTTGGGCATCTTGTTCGGCCTCCAATCCCACCGAGCAGCAACTGGCCAGCCGCCTCTGTTTGCGCCTGAGCCTCCCCCGATTCCATCTCCCAAGCCGCCGGCACCACCAAAGAATGGTGTCACCAAAACGAGATACTGCCAGAAATCGTTTGGAATTACGCCTGACACAGAAGGCCAGCAATATACCT TGAACCCCAATCAATGGAACTGGAACCCGGGTGACCCGGGAGCGCTTTGTGTTAAT GTCACCACGTTTAACAACGGCACATATGCCACAAAGACCACGGCTCCCCAGTTTATGATTTCTTGGCAGTACCCCCCTGGACCGGAGGATGACCCAGTTCACGCTTTCCCCAACATCCAGGTCGACAACGATGTATTCCCTGCGGCTATTAGCAGTATCTCCAAGGTCGACGTAGACCTCCAATGGTCTTACGGTATTGGTAACGAGACTACTGTTGCCGCGAGTCTCGCCGACCTCACAGCTGATAACCTCAACACCAACGTTGCCATCGACATGTTCATCGACAGCGACAAGACGGCTGCCCAAAACCCTTCCAAGGCCAAGTACGAACTTATGGTTTGGTTTGCTGCCATCGGCCCTGCTACTCAGCCCATCGGCTTCGCCACAGGTCCTGTTTCCACTCAGACGCTTGATGGCAATGACTT CAACCTTTACGCTGGTACCAACCAACAGAAGCAAAACGTCCTGACATGGTACACGAACACGCCAGTGGAAAAGTTCAACGGAGACATTTCTCCTCTCATCAACAGCCTGTTTAAGCTCACCTCTACCACTACCGAGCTTCCAAAGTCTGGCGACTACCTAGGATACCTGGCTCTAGGCTCTGAGGCCTTTTCCGTGGACAAAACAGTCACCCTCTACGTGCCAAAACTATCGATAGATATAGAAACAGCTGCCTCAAGTAGCACCTAA
- a CDS encoding short chain dehydrogenase domain-containing protein: MARIWFVTGSSKGLGLAIVEAALADGDNVVATARNPATVNHLVEKYGPDRILPLALDVANNEQVESTVKAAVDKFGRIDVVVNNAGYAIPRSLEDSSIDIYRDQIDVNLLGTVYVSKAVTPILRKQKSGRILQVSSVGGRMATPGLSAYQAAKWAVGGFSGVLAKELSPFGIKITVLEPGGMKTDWAGFADDEVIISEPYQQSVGEFQKIREQYRNYRSEPAKVADVIVKISKEDDPPLRLLLGPETFGLAKQVGEELAASDEKWKAATLLEI; encoded by the coding sequence ATGGCCCGCATTTGGTTTGTCACCGGCTCTTCCAAGGGCCTTGGTCTCGCTATTGTCGAGGCCGCCCTCGCTGACGGCGACAACGTTGTCGCTACTGCTCGCAACCCAGCCACTGTCAACCATCTCGTTGAAAAGTACGGGCCGGACCGCATCCTACCATTGGCCCTCGATGTTGCCAACAACGAACAAGTCGAGAGCActgtcaaggccgccgtCGACAAGTTCGGCCGCATTGATGTTGTGGTGAACAACGCTGGCTATGCCATTCCTCGATCACTTGAAGATAGTTCCATTGACATTTACCGCGACCAAATCGACGTCAACCTGCTTGGAACCGTCTATGTCTCCAAGGCTGTGACCCCAATTCTGCGCAAGCAAAAGTCCGGCCGCATCCTGCAAGTCTCGTCCGTGGGCGGCCGCATGGCGACACCCGGATTGTCGGCGTACCAAGCTGCCAAATGGGCTGTTGGCGGCTTCAGTGGTGttctggccaaggagctttCACCATTCGGCATCAAGATCACCGTGTTGGAGCCTGGCGGCATGAAGACCGACTGGGCTGGCTTTGCGGACGACGAGGTTATCATCAGCGAGCCATACCAACAGTCTGTGGGAGAATTCCAGAAGATCCGAGAACAGTACAGGAACTACCGCTCAGAGCCTGCCAAGGTGGCCGATGTGATTGTCAAGATCTCCAAGGAGGACGACCCGCCGCTGCGATTGCTCTTGGGCCCCGAGACGTTCGGTTTGGCGAAGCAGGTCGGGGAGGAACTTGCTGCATCAGATGAGAAGTGGAAGGCTGCGACTCTTCTGGAAATTTAA